From Geovibrio ferrireducens, the proteins below share one genomic window:
- the smpB gene encoding SsrA-binding protein SmpB, producing the protein MANLATNKKAFFDYEIIEKFEAGLVLQGTEVKSAKGGNVNLKDSFVKIIGEEMHLINCHISEYKQGNIANHEPTRSRKLLLHKKEITRLIGKMNEKGLSVVPLSIYLNSRNLIKAEIALVKGKKSHDKRQVIKERDLQREISREFKIR; encoded by the coding sequence ATGGCAAATTTAGCTACAAACAAAAAAGCATTTTTTGACTACGAGATAATTGAGAAGTTTGAGGCGGGTCTCGTTCTTCAGGGAACTGAGGTCAAATCCGCAAAGGGCGGAAATGTAAACCTCAAGGACTCTTTTGTAAAAATCATCGGTGAAGAAATGCACCTGATCAACTGCCATATCTCCGAGTATAAACAGGGGAACATCGCTAACCATGAGCCTACACGCTCACGCAAGCTGCTGCTTCATAAGAAAGAAATTACACGTCTCATCGGCAAGATGAACGAAAAGGGGCTCTCTGTGGTTCCCTTAAGCATCTATCTCAACTCCCGCAACCTTATCAAGGCAGAAATAGCGCTCGTTAAAGGCAAAAAAAGCCACGATAAGCGGCAGGTTATCAAAGAACGCGACCTGCAAAGGGAAATTAGCAGAGAATTTAAGATCAGATAA
- a CDS encoding cache domain-containing protein, producing the protein MSAFKYSASLLSLFASLSTAMIFSAVVMYFVNANSKNDYMERAALLEKRFVENSQEEVKNEVERMIKRMDAIRENNMERKKSSVALKVSSAAEYVSLSLSRGGSYRSADFGRMISAFKGADDSDRFFIVAEDGKVIYHEEDKSFIGRNIMEILKGGSEMKAILSELRDSGGGFGSYMIQDNLSSSGGRKIGYVQKLKDSPLFIGSSFTVESAEEEAKERVKNSIRRERYGRDGVGYFWVNTMDFQAVVHPVTPELEGKNLKNMRSRDGQYIFQEIDKIVKSGGGFVEYFWPRPDTVIPERKMTYVTEYKPWGWVIGTGFYFSDLEKQLEEERQLIEKLVKADLEEVKRVISYLFIAVIISGILIYRMIRRLERKQEGHRNLLEQYKSILDKSSVVTITDEFGVMTYVNDKFCEISGYSRDELIGNRHNIIKHPTTPIENFKDLWGTITKGRVWKGVLRNRRKDGESFYISATIAPILNESGEVIEYIACANDITELVENRNRIEELFNSDSLTGLGSRVKLINDAEPIEYPVLAILDIRGFKQINEFFGNHFADRILIETAREFVACPALSGYSVYRLHSDKFGILADNADILVFKEKIASAMRRVGSILQERHGEDKMIYFTAGIAADKDNLLAYADMALNGAKKLKQDILVYSQADNRIIADFEENLEIIRKVSDALKNDRVTAYYQPIIDLKSGDSEKYECLMRIIDENGDVISPAKFLDISKKTNMYPRLTARVIEKSVAVFKNLPYQFSINLSVEDIFDRDTMDYLFTVAKNNGVLGRLVIEIVESQELVSIDETNRIFEKFKSGGAKISIDDFGAGFSNFDYLMNIRADYLKIDASIVKRVEEDESSREIIASIVSLARHSGMKTVAEFIFNETIAREITLLGVDYGQGYFYGKPEEKPVFISQPPVA; encoded by the coding sequence ATGTCCGCTTTTAAATACAGCGCTTCGCTGCTCAGTTTATTTGCCTCCCTCTCCACCGCGATGATTTTTTCTGCGGTTGTCATGTATTTTGTGAATGCCAACTCCAAGAACGATTACATGGAACGCGCCGCTCTGCTGGAAAAAAGGTTTGTGGAAAACAGTCAGGAAGAAGTGAAGAACGAAGTTGAGCGGATGATAAAGCGAATGGATGCCATAAGGGAAAACAACATGGAGAGGAAAAAGTCCTCTGTCGCGCTTAAGGTTTCCTCAGCGGCGGAATATGTCAGTCTGAGCCTCTCCCGCGGCGGTTCATACAGAAGTGCGGACTTCGGCAGGATGATCTCCGCTTTCAAAGGCGCGGATGATTCAGACCGTTTCTTCATAGTGGCAGAAGACGGAAAAGTAATTTACCACGAAGAGGATAAAAGCTTCATCGGCAGGAACATAATGGAGATTCTCAAAGGCGGATCGGAGATGAAGGCTATTCTCTCTGAATTAAGGGACAGCGGTGGCGGATTCGGCTCATACATGATTCAGGATAACTTATCCAGCAGCGGCGGCAGAAAGATTGGCTATGTGCAGAAGCTGAAGGATTCCCCTCTGTTTATAGGAAGCTCTTTTACTGTGGAGAGTGCGGAGGAGGAGGCTAAGGAGAGGGTTAAGAACTCCATCCGCCGTGAACGCTACGGCAGAGACGGCGTTGGTTATTTCTGGGTAAATACCATGGATTTTCAGGCGGTTGTGCATCCTGTCACTCCTGAGCTTGAAGGGAAAAATCTGAAAAATATGCGCTCAAGGGACGGGCAGTACATTTTTCAGGAAATAGATAAAATAGTGAAGAGCGGCGGTGGATTTGTGGAATACTTCTGGCCCAGGCCGGACACAGTGATCCCTGAACGGAAGATGACCTATGTCACAGAGTACAAGCCGTGGGGCTGGGTTATCGGCACAGGCTTTTATTTCAGCGACCTTGAAAAACAGCTCGAAGAGGAGCGCCAGCTTATAGAAAAGCTTGTTAAGGCTGATCTGGAAGAGGTTAAAAGGGTGATTTCATATCTCTTCATTGCGGTGATAATCTCAGGCATATTGATTTACAGGATGATCCGCAGGCTTGAAAGAAAGCAGGAGGGGCACAGAAACCTCCTTGAGCAGTACAAATCGATCCTTGATAAGAGCTCGGTGGTAACAATAACCGATGAGTTCGGCGTTATGACATATGTTAATGATAAATTCTGCGAAATAAGCGGCTACAGCAGGGATGAGCTGATCGGCAACAGGCATAACATAATCAAGCACCCCACAACACCCATAGAAAACTTCAAGGATCTCTGGGGAACAATAACCAAGGGCAGAGTGTGGAAAGGTGTTCTGAGAAACAGGAGAAAAGACGGGGAAAGCTTTTACATAAGTGCGACAATAGCGCCCATCCTTAACGAATCAGGCGAGGTTATCGAATATATCGCCTGCGCCAATGACATTACCGAGCTTGTGGAAAACCGCAACAGGATTGAGGAGCTTTTCAACAGCGACAGCCTTACGGGGCTGGGAAGCAGGGTCAAGCTTATAAACGATGCCGAACCGATCGAATACCCTGTGCTTGCCATTCTGGATATAAGGGGTTTCAAGCAGATAAACGAGTTTTTCGGCAATCATTTTGCCGACCGTATTCTGATAGAAACCGCCAGAGAGTTTGTGGCTTGCCCGGCGCTTTCCGGCTACTCGGTTTACAGACTTCACTCGGACAAGTTCGGAATACTGGCCGACAATGCGGATATACTCGTGTTTAAGGAGAAGATAGCCTCCGCCATGCGCAGGGTGGGTTCCATTCTTCAGGAACGCCACGGTGAGGATAAGATGATTTACTTCACTGCGGGGATAGCCGCGGATAAGGATAATCTTCTGGCTTATGCTGACATGGCACTGAACGGAGCCAAAAAGCTCAAACAGGATATTCTTGTTTATTCTCAGGCAGATAACAGGATCATTGCCGATTTTGAGGAAAACCTTGAGATAATCCGCAAGGTTTCCGATGCGCTGAAAAATGACCGCGTAACAGCCTATTATCAGCCGATAATAGACCTTAAGAGCGGGGACAGCGAAAAGTATGAATGCCTTATGAGGATAATTGACGAGAACGGGGATGTGATAAGCCCTGCTAAGTTTCTTGACATATCCAAGAAAACCAATATGTACCCAAGGCTTACAGCCCGCGTGATAGAAAAGTCCGTTGCGGTGTTCAAGAACCTGCCGTACCAGTTTTCCATAAATCTGTCCGTTGAGGATATTTTCGACCGTGATACTATGGACTATCTCTTCACCGTGGCAAAAAACAACGGCGTGCTGGGCAGGCTTGTTATTGAGATTGTTGAGTCTCAGGAGCTTGTAAGTATAGATGAAACAAACAGAATATTTGAAAAATTCAAATCAGGCGGGGCGAAGATCTCCATAGATGACTTCGGAGCGGGTTTTTCAAACTTTGACTACCTCATGAACATCCGGGCGGACTACCTCAAGATAGACGCATCTATCGTTAAAAGGGTGGAGGAGGATGAATCTTCCAGAGAGATCATAGCCTCCATAGTTTCCCTCGCCAGACATTCAGGTATGAAGACTGTGGCGGAGTTTATTTTCAACGAGACCATAGCCCGTGAGATAACGCTTCTCGGCGTGGATTACGGTCAGGGATATTTTTACGGCAAGCCGGAGGAAAAACCTGTCTTTATCTCGCAACCGCCTGTTGCATAA